The DNA window tttTCTTAAACAAGAGCACAGGTAGGAAACTAGAGGGGAGACACTTTTCATTCTGTCTTagagaagatacatcaaaatctGGAAAATTATTCTCAGAACAAACAGGAGAATGCATAAACTTTAACCCAGATTCCAAAAGCTTTCAGGACTCTAATAAGATGATTCCTGAGTTCTGGTCGTAATGCGTACGTTTGTGGCGCCCATTCCTTTACTTCTCTCAGTAGACCCCCACTTTTTTCTTGCCTTCCTGCACCTCTGTTCTCCCACCTTTAATAACTTGAACTcaggtaaaaatatattattctcaaataatataaaagtaggtctaaaataataataattccgaACTTTAGACACATATAGAGTACTGAACTTGTATATGACGTGCGTCATTACTATTCCAATTTAAACTGTTCAAAACCTACGCTATGGAAAAAGGAGGTTCTACATCACTAAAAAGGGTGCTCATGCTTGCataatagaacaaaatattttttttacataagtaTCGTTACAATAATGTGTTATCGATTTTACTTAGTGAATGATATTTCTAACCAGTATATATGCGATCTGGAACAAATAAAACCAGGTCAAAGTCCAAACATAGCGATCCCCCCCACACACATCCTCTTATGCAGCTTTTTCCACGCCCATGGGTAATGTGTCTCAGTAAATCCGCAAAATTTTGTCGTTGTGACCTCGTTTATAAAACCTAGAAACAGGATCGAACTATAATGGAGTGAAGACAAATGGGTATAACTTCTTCGTACCCCAATTCGAAGAGAGTCCACAACTAGGAAGAAATTAAAACTGGATGTCTTATTTATTCCATATAAAccaattattttgcttttttgtcaTTAACGTCTATTacttattatgatttatttctgacgagtcttcgatttattatgttacgtacctTGCGTATTAATAATTctaataaccggaaattttaattttaatttagaagttaattaaatgttaatatgtatcaaatttatgatatttctcaacaagactgattcacacaattttctttcttaacacaaatatattttaatatactagccacaacacaatttataataatggatattacaaataatgaattatataaaattttacaaacttaccgACAATTATGTGTCTTAtttccggtctagaactgaatattttatcaatgatccAGAACCGCGAAGAACAAATTAATTCCAAATTGATTTTCTCACACCTCGCTTGAAGTAGATAGCTTGGTTGGCCTCACACccttgtaagtttgttttttatcggcaagatatttaatgtcttcgtagaaatgcAAACGCccgaagttaattcattgaagataaacggtttgtaatgtttgaaatctataacgttcctggttacattctgtagttttccaattgtaacttccgaggtttatagtctactgactgtagctgaccaataatattctaaTACTGTCTCTCGGttagattattttatataaatcacgTGAGATTCTGGAACGTTCAACATTCTTCGAACacgctagcgttttcgtaaaacaaatattgttgattcttactctcaagaatcttctacaaatttaatatACATCCAACAGTATGCGTCACACGCATCAAACCGAAACAAAAGTAGGTATTAAGATAAACGTGCAAGAGTAAATCCATTACACATGTTCTTACAGCTAATGGTTAAATTATGGTTTTGAAAAAGGTGGAACTCACTTTCGTAGATCACGGAGTATACAAAAAGCACATTTTCTTCCAGTCAGAAGCAGTATGAATCATGGAGTGTACAACAGAGCACTTTTTCTTCCAGTCAGAAGCAGCATGAATCATGGAGTGTACAACAGAGCACTTTTTCTTCCAATAAGAAGTGGTATGAACCATAGAGTGTGCAACATAAAACGTTTTCTTCCAAAGAGAAGACCAGAAATCATGAGTGTCCGCAGACATTTTTCCAGAGCGGGGCAAAGTTTTCTGGCGGGAGGGTGGAAAGTAGTATGAAATTGTGAATTGAATAAAAATTTCACATACATATGTTGAATGAATAAAGAACAAATTACGTATCTCATTTCCAGGTAGAAGATAAGTGTCCTGTCTCCCCGCGGATACCATCGCCAGGAACGTTAACATATTGAATTTTGAAGAAGTAGAATCTTACCGAAACACGATTTCTTGCGTTGTTtgcgtttgtgtgtgtttttttatagcaaagccacatcagactacctgctgagtccaccgaggggaatcgtacccctaactttagcgttgtaaaaccgtagacttatcgctataccagcggggacttctagtgttgtgagtccgtagacatgccgctaaGCCACTAGTGGACCAGTATCAAGATACTGGATGATACTCAAAATATGTGAACCAAAATATTAACGtaacttgttttatgtttttttttaaatgttttcctgTATAAAATTATTCAAGAAGTCTTTTTAGTATAGAAATATCCAGTTATAATATGAACATGCAATACGTGATTTTATTAGAATttgatgataaaataatattcctttttttaattacaagaatGTAACGGTTACACTGAACTTTGTTTCTCgttttgttttgcagttttagTAAATGATCAAAGTTAAAACATTCTGTAGGAATTTAACCGAATCCCGTACTCTGTCTTCATGAAAATCTTTCAAGAATTCCCTATGTTTTTTTTCGTACACATAACGTTTCACGGGGCATGTTGCATTGAAGATGAACGTGAAGTGCATTTCGTAGTTTTCTTAATAATTTTGTGGACAGTTTTGAGTGCGGTACCGTGATAGATGCAAATTTATTTCACAGCTTTTTTAcgacaaaataatttcatatgaATGTATTGTATAACTTTATTGAAGTCGAGTTATCCCataacaatcagtgatgtcgagaaacccacttgtggagaaatttatatgcaaaaacggctcgtttgggttgagaaaatattttacatagaagagcgaacaacgtttcgaccttcttcggtcatcgtcaggttcacaaagaaggtcgaaacgttgttcgctcttctatgtaaaatattttctcaacccaaacgagccgtttttgcatataaaaattatCCCATAACACTTTCTTAAACTactatatttcactattaactcTAGCGGTATTCTTCACGTTACTAAATGAAGGTCAACTCTAATCAAAGCTGTTGTGCAATTACTATTCGgcactatatatattttgatagtgAGTGTAactttttgctgttgttttttttttaaatttagcacaaagctactcagggctatctgtgctagccgtccctaatttagcagtgtaagactagagggaaagcagttagtcatcgccacccaccgccaactcttgggctactcttttaccaacgaatagtgagattgatcgaaactttataatgcccccacagctgaaagggcaagcatgtttggtgcgacggggattcgaactcgtgaccttcagattacgaatcgatcgtttcaaccacctggccatgccgggcacagaCCGCAATCTAGTGAGAAAGTTAACTACACAGGTCTGCGAATTTAAATTTCGTGAAAGTTCTTTTGATTTTGATATCGGAGTTTCTATAATTCAGCttcgcagatttcgaaaataataagGTAAGGATTTTTCCCAAATCGGAAAGAAAAAAggaactcttacttagatcaaattattattccGTTTATCataatgaatttttctttttttttttttgattctAGAACGTCGATAAggctcacgtcgcgattggtccaGAGAAATCTATAATCTGCGGTTgacaacattttaagcataacgaaatgtgacccgattttaatgaaaataattcacttatgtaaaagtacatatgacgttttgtgacaAATATGTATATGGTAGAGAAAAatgaatacaattattttattcagtgtaTAGAAATTGCTATAGAACATTAACCttttttcaagacaataaaaccatcgcagaccTGTGTTATCACAGGGACACCAGCACGAGAGTGAAAGATACAGTTATGTTTGTTACCCCAGTACATACATCTGTACTTGTTATACGCTGTTTAATTACTtacgttatttttataatatttagaatCGCTTTGGAAGTAAGCAAATCGTAACatctataattttctttattatcttaCCAGACAAGGAAGTACACATAAATTTGGAAACATAATAACTTACGACATTCAAAACGGCAATAGAGAAACTAACAACTTAGTGTTTCTTAAGATTTTATAGAAGAAGAAAATCTAGAAATGATTGCAGCCAACGTTGGAGAAAATTTACCAGAACCTGACAGTTTAACAGACAAAACTTTCAAGGTTGAAGAATGACAACACTCACAATACACCAGCAGATGAATACAGAGTTTCACTACATACTCAATAATATATGTGAAAAGTTTTCATGCTaactttaaacaacaactacGATCAATAGTAACTTGGTTAGGTTTTCGAAGataactgttactgttttatgttaaaatcaaTTATAATGCGCTTTCGTTGAGATATAGGCCCCCACTGTGTTATAATAATATGGAGTACAATAAGCATGTATTGTTACGGTTGAAAAGCTTACAGTAATATAGAATGTAAAAGTGAAAAGGAACATTAACAACTGCATTGTCAAGGCTAAAAGAGACAAATAGAAAATgagacattttaaataaattcagtcatactatttgaataaacaaatattgatGAATACGTGAGAAACATTTACATtgcaattaataaaattatttaaatgtacttGCTACCATtctaacaatgaaatatttacaatacagtTATTAATACACTTTGACAATATTGAAATACTCTTGAACAAGGCCAGTAGTTTCACTTTTTCGGTCTCAAATACAAGTTAATAAAAAGGTGCACATTGGTAAAACAGACCATTGACTGAACTTCAACTGCGTTTTGTCAGCTAAAatgtttattcttttgtttttaatttccatatatatatataggatattagcgttttattattaaatcattatttcttattaatcataacaattgaaaaatatacaatttattattGCGAAATCAAACTTCGATTAGAAGATGGAATTAACAGTCGATTGATACACAGCTTGAAAATAtcatgtaacataaattttatatggATACATATGTGTATGTGTCATAAGTATAGGACATGCCAAGCCAAAGAGGcacgttataataaaataaatccatAATTTTACAGTTGATAAGCAATTTATCAGATAGTGCATTATCGAAACACGTCTCTTAACCAACTACCACCACTAAAGCATAGTGCTAATAGGTAAGACGTCTTTCATCATTTGACAAATACAACTGAACAGGACCAGCTCTAAACTAACTGATATTATTCAAATCTTTCAGAGATGTTTTCTTGCTGACAGTTTTACattaaatcaatatatttatataaatcatatatttgttaagttttaaatcaAATGCTTTGGCTGTCTGTGATAGTTTAACTTTAACTGTTTGGTTTCGGTTATTGTCATTGTAAACGaaacaaacattgtaaaataaacaatattaatttctatTGACTCACTCATTTTTCTTTGCGACTGTTTGTATACTGATAGTACATAAAAATCCAAGTAGGATTTGAACAAGGTTACTCAAATTATCTGCATTAATTAAAAGTCAGCCTTGAATGCTCGCCTGTCCACAGCATATTTATTGTTAGCTTGACATTCGTATGTTCCAGAATCCATCTGCGTCGCCGGTGTAATCTCCAATTTACTTTTCAGCTTATTTTTGCCGTGTAGCCTTTCAGTGATCTgtacaaagagattaaatttatCAATAGCATAAACCAATGTTAGTCAATTGTATATATCAGCGCTAAATACGTGATACAACaaagaatacacaaaaatattaccTGTAATGACAAATAAAACACGCACTCAAACGTAAAGttgagcatttgtttgttttgaatttcgcgcaaagctacacaaggactatctgcgctggtcgtccataatttagcagtgtaatactagaagaaaggcagccaatcattactactcaccgccaattcttgggctgctcttttatcaacgaatagtgggattgaccatacattatgacgcccccacagctgaaagggcgagcatgtttggtgtgacggggattcgaacctgcgactctcagattacgactcgagttctttaaccacctggccatgactgGCCTAAGCTTGAGCGAGGCTAATAGAGGAAAAAAGGATAGAATCCTGTATAACAGCAATGTAACAACTATACAACCATTAGGCTTATTAACAACACTTGAgataaacaagttaaacattcaaagttttaaaagttcaaacgtatgaaataaaatactttaaatatgacatgctgaaaaatttattttcataaaatatattcataacaaGCACAACCAAAACTTCAAGTAGCTCTGgcttgaccaggtggttaggacgctccactcgtaatctgaggttcgcgggatTGCATTGCCGTCCCACCAGCACATTCGCCCTTTTAGCCACCGAGGTATTATCATGTGACGGCCAGccccattatttgttggtgaaagagtatcccaagaattggcggtagatggtgatgactagttgccttccctctagtcttacgctgctaaattagggacgattagtgcagatagccctcgtgaagttttatccgaaattcataacaaacatacttcaagtattattttttcaaattattgctatttttattaaataaaaattcatactATTAAATCTACTATTGCGAGTTAATTTAGAGGTATTAGTTGATGTATTTTCAGTTGTTGTAACTAACGGGCAAGCTACAGAAGCTACATCAGCATTCAGTATAATTCTAGGTTATTTTCGTAATATCTGAAACGATTagcagttttattatatttatatgagaATGTAGATTACTGATGAAAGCTTTACCTGAAAGTAGGGATGATAGAATAACTCCACTCCATTCTTAAACCAGGTAATTCGAGGTCGTGGATCTCCTATAGCGACACATAAGAAAACGATCTTGTGTCCCAGGTAAAATTCGTAGTCAAAATGAGAAGATTTCAATATCCGAGCACCCTGTATAAACATTAGAAAAAGAGCCTAAAATCTGTCGATTTAGTTGTTATACTTGTTTAAATTACGATcgtttatgaatttacataattacGTATTCGGCAGTCATCTTCCGTAGAATAAATGCTCTTGCTTTCCCTCTGTTTTCTACAACTCTCATTAATGAAACATCTGAACTAAAGTTTTCAACGATGTCAATTTTGATATTTCAACGAATTCTCAGTTTGTTATCTCCCCCTCTTCCTGTAATGGCATACCTGCATACTTACTGTAAGAAGGCTGTTCCTTTGTGACAATGTAtcttaataaattattctttcattttctttattgttacgTGTTGTTGAACGAATCACGCTGGAGTTCAGTACTAAATCACTTATgagtaaaattatacatatagtGGTTCGTTCTTCACCTCATTTgctaaattaagcacaaaaatgtTCCCAACACTTTATGCTTACCCAATATGGATCGATCCACAGCTGTATTAATGTTACCTTTCTATTTCAacagcgattttttttttttttagtttaaggtTTAAAACTTGTTCGTTTGAAGAGTGTAAGGCTGAATTCTGCAGTGTAAAATATGCATACTGGACTCAGGTTGAAATTAGGCTTGGGCCAATTATCAGTCGCAAATTCTCTCAGTATGAAAGTAGGCTTACTAGTTAGCAGTAGTCGTAGAGAAATAAAACGTTAATACATAAAAGAaactttgtgttatatttatcACATCTGCGTTAATAAGAAGCACAATTGTGTTAAGGTATTGATGTTAATATAAAAGATAGAGCATCAGTTTACAGTAATTAAATTACACTgaagttaatgtgtttttatgtaaGATACCGTTGTATCTCACTGCTATATCTCTGTGCTTATTTAAGCATTCCGTCATGGTAGTTCAGTTTACTACGCCATAAGTTTACATTTTCAATAGAATATTGAATTTTTTACATATACTTAGCAGGCATTTTAATACTGTCAGAGTTCATCGTGAAAGATGCAAGATATTTTCTGAAACACCTAAAAATGATGTATTGTGCCAGAGGCGTAAGAAGCAACTAATTATCGAAGGGGTTCTACTATGAAAGAAATTTTTTCAAACGTTTATTAAAAGTTGATAAATTCTAATAAAGCAAAATTACTTGGTTATTTCTCATCCccagtttta is part of the Tachypleus tridentatus isolate NWPU-2018 chromosome 4, ASM421037v1, whole genome shotgun sequence genome and encodes:
- the LOC143249424 gene encoding immunoglobulin domain-containing protein oig-4-like, whose amino-acid sequence is MNIRLMCFLILLLLLTADSARMRGGRRRGGRRRGRVGSPRFIFYTSPSRREYYDNPNGARILKSSHFDYEFYLGHKIVFLCVAIGDPRPRITWFKNGVELFYHPYFQITERLHGKNKLKSKLEITPATQMDSGTYECQANNKYAVDRRAFKADF